Part of the Geobacter pickeringii genome, CTTTGCCCCGATGCTGACGCCGGAAGCGCTCCGGGATCCGGATGTTGCCCAGAAGGTTCTGGACGAGAAGACCACCCTCCATCTGATCTTTGATATCCTCTTCATCTTCGCGCCCGACGGCAGGCTTATCGTCGAGAGCCCTTACCTGAGCGGGAGGCGCGGGGGGGACTATTCCTACCGGGAGTATTTCAGGAAGACCGTTGCGACCGGGATGCCCCAAATCAGTGATCCCTACCGTTCCACCCATGTTACGGGGCGCCCCGCCGTCATGCTGACCCATCCGCTCTACGATGCCCGCGGGAAACTGATGGCGATCCTTGCCGGAAACATCGATCTGGCGGGAAACAACTTTCTGACGGACGTGGGGCGCCTGTCCATCGGAAAGAGCGGATACGCATATTTGTGTGCAGAGAACCGGACCCTGATCATGCACCCCGACCGGTCGCGCATCATGGAACATGTCCCGGTCGGCCAGAACCTGCTGCTGGACAGGGCGTTCGGCGGCTTCGAAGGAAGCGGGGAAACGGTGACCACCAAGGGGAGGGCGGTCCTCTCCTCGGTCAAGCACCTGCGCACCGTCGGCTGGCTGCTGGCCATCAGCTATCCCCTCCATGAGGCCTACGCCCCCCTCTCCCGGGCGCGGGCCTATGTCGTGAGCGCCCTGACCTTGGGGATCCTGCTGATGCTGCTCCTCAGCTGGTACGCCATGCAGCGACTGATGTCCCCCCTCTCCCGCCTCACCCGGCACATCGAGACCCTCTCCCCCGGCGGGGAGGCCCGGGAGCCGCTGCCGGTGGAGACGGGCGACAAGATCGGCACCCTCGCCACCGCCTTCAACGCCATGATGGCCACCATTCACGAGAAGCGGGAGTCGCTGCAGGAGGCGCTGCGGCAGGCGGAGGAGGAACGGGCCAAGACCGATGCGATCATCGCCGCCCTGGGGGACGGGCTCAGCATCCAGGGGCGGGATTTCCGGATCCTCTACCAGAACCAGGAGCACCGGCGGCTCTTCGGCGGGAGCTACCTCGGACGCTATTGCTACGAAGTGTACCGCCAGCGCGACCACGTCTGCAGGGAGTGCCCCGTGGCCCGCTGTTTCGCCGACGGCCAGGTTCACCGGATGGAGTACCGGAACCCGCCGGGAGCGGTGGCGGAGTATCTGGAGATCACCGTTTCGCCCCTGCGGGACGCCGCCGGCGAGACCTTCGCCGTCATCGAACTGGTGAGGGATGTCACCGCGCGGAAACGGGCGGAGGAGCAGGTGCAGAGGCTCAATGCCGAGCTGGAGCAGCGGGTCCGGGAGCGGACCGAGGAGCTGCAGCACTCCCTCCGGGAGATGGAGACCTTCTGCTATGCGGTTTCCCACGACCTGCGCACCCCCCTGCGGGGGATCCACGGTTTCAGCTCCCTCCTCCAGCAGGAGTACGGCGACCGGCTCGACGAGGGGGGGAGGGAATACCTCCAGCGGATCGCCGGCGCCGCGGGACGGATGGGAGAGCTCATCGACGACCTGCTGGAGCTCTCCCGCGTCACCCGGGACGAACTGCGCCGGGAGCCGGTGGATCTCTCCACCATGGCGACGGAGATTGCCGACGAGCTCCGGCTGAGCCAGCCGGAACGCACGGTGGCGTTCACCATCGAACCGGGTCTGGCGGCCGTCGGCGATCCGTCCCTGCTGAGGGGGGTCATGGCAAACCTCATCTACAACGCCTGGAAGTTCAGCTCCCGCACCCCCCATGCCCGGATCGAGGTCGGCTCCCGCGTCGACGGGGGGGAGCGACTCTTCTTCGTGCGCGACAACGGCGTCGGCTTCGACATGCGGTACGCGGACAAGCTCTTCCTCCCCTTCCATCGCCTCCACGCGGCCGAGGGGTTCGAGGGGACCGGCATCGGGCTGGCCGCGGTTCAGCGCATCATCGAGCGCCACGGCGGCACAATCCGGGGGGAAGGGAAACCGGGAGAGGGGGCGACGTTCTCCTTCACCCTCGGCACCGGCGCCCCACCCCCGGCATAACCTGCGGAGGAGAACCATGCAACCGGCAACCATGGAATCGGCCAACGAGATCCCGCTCCTGAAGAAGCTCGGGATCCGGCTGGCGGAGATCGGCGACCGCCACGCGACGATGGAGCTCGAAGTGGACGAGAGCCACGGAAACTACCTGGGGGGCGCCCACGGCGGGCTCATCGCCACCCTCATCGACACCGTCTGCTTCTTTCCCCGGCCGCTCCTGCCGTCGGGTCGCCTGGTCACCACCACCAACCTGAACGTCGCCTACATCCGGCCGGCGGGGGTGGGAGACCGCCTCATCGCCCGCTCGGAGCTTCTCCACCTGGGGCGGCGGACCGCAAGCCTCACCGCCCGCGTGACCGACGGGGGGGGCGGCTCGTGGCCCACGGGTCGGTCTCGCTCCTGGTGCTGGATGAGCCGGGGGCCCGGTGACGGCGGTCCGCCGCCCCTCCCCGAGAAATACCATTCCCGAAAGGATGACCATGTTCCGTAAGCTGCTCGCATCGCCGGCGATGCTCCCCCTCTCCCTCGCCCTGGGGGTGGCGCCATTTTTCCCCGAACCCCACATCGTCGAGAAGTGCCGGATGCTCATGGCCGGCACCCTCCGCCGCCCACTGGACATCTTCGACCTCGTCCTTCACGCCTCCGCCCTGAGCTATTTCGGCTACCGCGCGGGGCGGGAACTCGGCTCCCTCCTGCTCAAGAGAAGGGAGGGGAGATGAAAAAGGGTGTTTCCTCCGACGCCCCCCTCGTCTGGTCGTCGGAGCACGGCCGGATCTGCCCCGGCTGCGGGAAACCTGCGGCGGCCTGCGCCTGCGCCAGGAAGCCGGCGCGGCCGGCGGTGGATGGCATCGTCCGGGTCCGGCGCGAGACCAAGGGGCGCGGCGGCAAGACGGTGACGGTGGTCGCCGGCGTCCCCCGCGACGACGGCGGCATCAGGGAGCTGGCCGGCGAACTGAAGCGCCGCTGCGGCACCGGCGGGACGGTGAAGGATGGCGAAATCGAGATCCAGGGCGATCACCGGGACCTGATCGTTGCCGAGCTGGAGAAGCGCGGCTACACGGTGAAGCGGGCCGGGGGATGAGCAATGCGGCTCCTCTTCCCGGAGAGAAGGGATGGGTGGCCGCTGTCGGTTATGGAAAGAGGAGGAATTCGGTGAAACGACTCTGTGTCTTCTGCGGATCGAGCCCCGGGGCCAACGGCGCCTACCGGGAGGCGGCGGAGGGGCTTGGCCGGCTCCTGGCCCGGGAGGGGATCGGCCTCGTCTACGGCGGGGCCAGCGTCGGGCTCATGGGGGCCGTGGCCGACGCGGCCCTGGCGGCGGGGGGCGAGGTGACCGGCGTCATCCCCCGGGCTCTGGAGGAAAAGGAGATCGCCCATCCGGGGCTCACGGCGCTCCATGTGGTCGGCTCCATGCACGAGCGCAAGGCCCTCATGGCCGAGCTCTCCCACGGCTTCATCGCCCTCCCCGGCGGGATGGGGACCTTCGAGGAATTCTTCGAGGTGCTCACCTGGGGCCAGCTCGGGATGCACCACAAGCCGTGCGGCCTCCTCAACGTCGCCGGCTACTACGACCGGCTGGCCGCCTTCCTGGACCACACCGTGGCCGAGCGGTTCGTGAAGGGGGAGCACCGGGAGATGATCATCGTCGAAGCGGACCCGGCGCGGCTTCTGGAGCGCTTCCGCTCCTACCGGTCGCCGGCGGCCAAGAAGTGGCTCGACCGGGAGAGCCTCTGAACCCCCGATTCATCATCGCATCCAGACCAGATTGGCGGCGATTCCCCACATGGTGCACCCCACCAGCAGATCGAGCGCGCGCCAGGCGGCTGGTCTGCGGAAGAGCGGCGCCAGCACGCGGGCCCCGTAGCCGATGCCGTAGAACCAGACCAGCGACGCCGCCATGGCCCCCACGGTGAAGAGCGCGCGGGAGTGCCCCGAAAACTGCCCCGCCAGGCTGCCGAGGAGGAGCACCGTGTCGAGGTAGACGTGGGGATTGAGGAGGCTCAACGCCAGGGTGGTGAGGATGATGCGGGAGCGGCCGTCGAAGGGGCGGCCGTCGTCAGCGGCCTCCATTCCTCCCGGCCGGAGCGCGGCATGGAACGAGCGGAGCCCGTAGGCGAAGAGAAACGCCGCCCCGCCCCAGAGGGTAAGCCCCATGAGGTTCGGCGACGCCGCCACCAGCGTGCCGAACCCTCCGGCGCCGAGGCCGATGAGCACCGCGTCGCAGAGAAAACAGACGGTGCAGACCGCGAAGACGTACTCGCGCTTCAGCCCCTGCCGGAGCACAAAGGCGTTCTGGCTGCCGATGGCGACGATCAGGCTGGCGCCGAGGCCGAAGCCGCTCAGAAGCGGCGCGAAAACAGGCTGATTTGGCATGATTGGAAGCCCCCGTGTACTGCTCGTCATTTATAGCGGAGCGGGCTTCTCCGTGCAAGGTGCTCTTGGAGGATGGTGTCGTTGCCCGATCAGCGCAGTCAGCGCACGGGCGGTAATCGTTCAATGGTAGTAGGGTTGAAAATGGTTAATAAGAACTTACTGCGATGGGCCAGAAGTGTTATACATCGGAGGAGTAGGCCGGGGGTGCGTGGAAGTCTGGATTCGATGCCGAATTTGCCTACTGAGTAATTGGAGTAATGGACTGGGTTTCCGATTTGTCAGTAGATGTTTCCGGGAGAAATGTTCCCATAAGGGAGATCACCGGTTCACGCGCGCGTGCGCGTGAACCGCTCAATAGCGAGTTGGCCGCTAAGAAAGGAATAATAGATGAGTTTCATACGAAAGAACTGGAAATTCGTAGTAACAACGATGATTTCTGTGTTGGCATTAGCTCCAGCTTGGCTAGTTATCTCGTCTAACAATAAGAAATCAGTATCATACGATATACAATCTGTATCTCCACTGGTATCAGAAGAACAATCAGATACTCATGGCTTGCAAGTGTTTTTTCAAGGGAACCAGGTAGCAAAACCTTACGTTTCAGTAATTAAAATTATAAATGATGGAGGAGTACCAATAGAGTCAAGAGATTTTGATGGTCCGATAGATATTGAATCTGGTGAAATTACAAATTTGTTAGCTGCATCTGTTATAGGCAAGCAACCTGATTCTATCAAGGCAAGAATAGAAATTAAAGGGAAAACCATATCATTTATGCCTACACTATTGAATCCTGAAGATGCAATAACAATTAAAATTATTACAGGTAATGCTAAGCCAGCATACAAAATAACAGGTAGGATATCTGGTATTAAAAACTTAAGCAAGTATGGCATGAAAGATCAGACAAAAGAAATATTAGCGTTTAGCATATTAACAGCTGGAGTATTCTTATTTGGAATTATTATGGCCATATTGATGGATGCTCACAGCGAAAGAGATAAATCTTTTAATATTTGCTTTATTCGGACTAGATCCCTATTCTTCATTGTCGCGCCTTGCCTAATTGGCATGTCTATTACCATAGGCCTTTTCCAGAAGAAATATAATTTAGGAAATTGGTATTTTTTCTTGATTATTATCGTTGCTTTTATTGCTGGGGAAATAGCATGTAACATACTAAAGTTACATGCAAAAATCAAATACGAACCAGTGGTAGAATAATTAGCATAGCTGGGCCAACAAAGCGCGACAGCGGCCAAGCCGCTGCGCTCTCACACGTTGTACGGAAATGAATGTGATGACAAAAGGCACACGTGAAGGTATGATGTCAATATGAAGCCTATCAATTGGAGCTCCGAAAAAAACCTGGCGCTCAAGGCTGAGCGGGGCATTTCCTTCGAGGAAGTGCTGGTAGCTGTTTCCCAAGGCGCGCTCCTTGATGTGGTCGAACATCCCAATAAAGAAAAGTACCCGAATCAGCGTATTTTTATCGTCCGCATTCGCGGCTACGCCTTCTTGGTTCCTTTTGTTGAAACGGATGGAGAAATCTTTCTGAAGACGGCCATTCCGAGTCGAAGCGCCACCAAGAGGTACATTTCAAAGGGGAAGAACGATGAGTAAGAAATTAAAAGCTGAAGAAAAAAATTACGAAGATGACATCCTGGAATCATATGAGGGCGGAGAGTGGAAGTCGGTGGCTAATCTTGACGACGAGATTGCCCGCTATGCTTCAAGTGCTGCAGCCACCCTCACCAAGGATAAACGAATAAACATCCGGCTCTCTTCTCGTGACCTCGAAGATATCCAAATGAGGGCTGCAGAGGAAGGTATGCCCTACCAGACACTTATTGCCAGTATCGTCCACAAATATGCCAGCGGCCGGCTCGTCGAGACCGCTTTACGTCCAACCAAGCAGTCAGCCGGTCGCGCAAAAAAACTGCGCGCCGGTTAGCTCTCCCCCTTGGACAAATGATCTGACAACTGAAAGTACCTGCGAGGATGAAATGATCATTACTACAACGGAGAATGTTACGGGTTACCGGGTTACTGAGGTGAAAGGGCAAGTATTCGGTGTAGTTGTTCGAAGCAGAGGCTTGGCAGGCAATATTTTGGCAGGGTTGCGATCAATATTTGGCGGTGAAATTACGGAATACACACAGCTCCTTGAAGAGGCCAGGCGACATGCCATTGACCGCATGGTAAAGAATGCCGCCTTGATGAATGCAAACGCCATCGTAATGATGCGTTTTGATTCGGCGGAAATTGGACAGACAATGAGTGAGATTGTTGCCTATGGCACTGCGGTGGTACTGGAAAAACAGGGTTGAATCCATGCTGAGAATATCGTTGCTGATTTGTGGACTTGGACTGACAGCGATCGGCATGTATCTCTGGATTCGGGATAAATGTGCCTTTCAGCCGTTTCTGATCTGGGGGGGCATTCTGGTGGTCGCGGTTCTTTTCGAACGGTGGCGTTACCGGCGTAACGAGCACAACCATGACCGGCCATGGCAATCAACGGGTGAGAAATTTGAAGACCCTGAAACCGGGCAAACTGTGGAAGTTCACTACGACCCGGTTACTGGAGAACGCCGCTACATGAAGAAATGAGAGAGCACGGACCGGGCAGGCCCTTGGACACCGATCCGGGCTGAGAAGCGCCACGTGCGGGGCACGCGCTCCGTCACTTGCTTCAAAACCTCCCCCCGCAGTCGGGATGTCAAATGGAACCAATCTACGAAAAAATCTTTCCCATCCGCTCCTATGAAGTGGACATGGAGGGGCGGGTGCGGCCGACGGCGCTTCTCAACTATCTCCAGGAGGTTGCGGGTGACCATGCGCGGCTCCTCGGGGTTTCGGTGCACGATCTGATGCGGTGCGGGCTCACGTGGGTCCTCTCCCGCACGCATCTGACGATCCTCGGTGCCGCATCCTCTCGCGACGAGCTGCGGGTGCGGAGCTGGCCGTCGAGCCGGGAAGGGCGCTTCACCTGCCGGGAGTTCGAGATGACCGCCGTGGATGGCCGTCCCGTCGCCCTCGCCACCTGTTCCTTCGCGGTGCTCGATCTCGCCACCCGCCGGCCGGTGGCCATCGACGAGCGCCTGCCGGTCTATCCCCTCCTGCCGCGCCGGGCGATCGATG contains:
- a CDS encoding PaaI family thioesterase, which codes for MQPATMESANEIPLLKKLGIRLAEIGDRHATMELEVDESHGNYLGGAHGGLIATLIDTVCFFPRPLLPSGRLVTTTNLNVAYIRPAGVGDRLIARSELLHLGRRTASLTARVTDGGGGSWPTGRSRSWCWMSRGPGDGGPPPLPEKYHSRKDDHVP
- a CDS encoding LOG family protein yields the protein MKRLCVFCGSSPGANGAYREAAEGLGRLLAREGIGLVYGGASVGLMGAVADAALAAGGEVTGVIPRALEEKEIAHPGLTALHVVGSMHERKALMAELSHGFIALPGGMGTFEEFFEVLTWGQLGMHHKPCGLLNVAGYYDRLAAFLDHTVAERFVKGEHREMIIVEADPARLLERFRSYRSPAAKKWLDRESL
- a CDS encoding translation initiation factor Sui1, which gives rise to MKKGVSSDAPLVWSSEHGRICPGCGKPAAACACARKPARPAVDGIVRVRRETKGRGGKTVTVVAGVPRDDGGIRELAGELKRRCGTGGTVKDGEIEIQGDHRDLIVAELEKRGYTVKRAGG
- a CDS encoding LysE/ArgO family amino acid transporter, with product MPNQPVFAPLLSGFGLGASLIVAIGSQNAFVLRQGLKREYVFAVCTVCFLCDAVLIGLGAGGFGTLVAASPNLMGLTLWGGAAFLFAYGLRSFHAALRPGGMEAADDGRPFDGRSRIILTTLALSLLNPHVYLDTVLLLGSLAGQFSGHSRALFTVGAMAASLVWFYGIGYGARVLAPLFRRPAAWRALDLLVGCTMWGIAANLVWMR
- a CDS encoding BrnT family toxin produces the protein MKPINWSSEKNLALKAERGISFEEVLVAVSQGALLDVVEHPNKEKYPNQRIFIVRIRGYAFLVPFVETDGEIFLKTAIPSRSATKRYISKGKNDE
- a CDS encoding YbjQ family protein; amino-acid sequence: MIITTTENVTGYRVTEVKGQVFGVVVRSRGLAGNILAGLRSIFGGEITEYTQLLEEARRHAIDRMVKNAALMNANAIVMMRFDSAEIGQTMSEIVAYGTAVVLEKQG
- a CDS encoding sensor histidine kinase codes for the protein MKQLSLKTRMALVVTLFFLCFGCVAGFLALAYFEQKFKETIFTQQASLVASLASDLDKNLSFAQSSLAAFAPMLTPEALRDPDVAQKVLDEKTTLHLIFDILFIFAPDGRLIVESPYLSGRRGGDYSYREYFRKTVATGMPQISDPYRSTHVTGRPAVMLTHPLYDARGKLMAILAGNIDLAGNNFLTDVGRLSIGKSGYAYLCAENRTLIMHPDRSRIMEHVPVGQNLLLDRAFGGFEGSGETVTTKGRAVLSSVKHLRTVGWLLAISYPLHEAYAPLSRARAYVVSALTLGILLMLLLSWYAMQRLMSPLSRLTRHIETLSPGGEAREPLPVETGDKIGTLATAFNAMMATIHEKRESLQEALRQAEEERAKTDAIIAALGDGLSIQGRDFRILYQNQEHRRLFGGSYLGRYCYEVYRQRDHVCRECPVARCFADGQVHRMEYRNPPGAVAEYLEITVSPLRDAAGETFAVIELVRDVTARKRAEEQVQRLNAELEQRVRERTEELQHSLREMETFCYAVSHDLRTPLRGIHGFSSLLQQEYGDRLDEGGREYLQRIAGAAGRMGELIDDLLELSRVTRDELRREPVDLSTMATEIADELRLSQPERTVAFTIEPGLAAVGDPSLLRGVMANLIYNAWKFSSRTPHARIEVGSRVDGGERLFFVRDNGVGFDMRYADKLFLPFHRLHAAEGFEGTGIGLAAVQRIIERHGGTIRGEGKPGEGATFSFTLGTGAPPPA
- a CDS encoding acyl-[acyl-carrier-protein] thioesterase; amino-acid sequence: MEPIYEKIFPIRSYEVDMEGRVRPTALLNYLQEVAGDHARLLGVSVHDLMRCGLTWVLSRTHLTILGAASSRDELRVRSWPSSREGRFTCREFEMTAVDGRPVALATCSFAVLDLATRRPVAIDERLPVYPLLPRRAIDDRFATLPRLSGPAAELSFRVGRGDLDMNRHLNNVVYAAWALETVPAEVAEGVRLADLEIAYRAEALYGETVVARCRQEAGGESPVCIHQIVRTDDGVELARLVSRWRMAAR